The Megalobrama amblycephala isolate DHTTF-2021 linkage group LG7, ASM1881202v1, whole genome shotgun sequence genome window below encodes:
- the LOC125271028 gene encoding caspase b-like produces the protein MAATKKVIFETLQNLKSDDFTEFTWHLENPTDRIEPIPEARLENANRQTVANLMVQQYTDEAVNIAVKVLRDMKQNDLASKLERKLQEVQQPDQVDGSNAPVSVRQLQPIQSNWKRPDRIIPCTQSKEKILRENRDDVYKKNKSQRKGLALLITNTHKRDGAERDEENMEWLLKALGYRVEKHTNLSGKEIEDAVENFAALPDHKDSDSTFVVIMSHGNRIYNRDVIAGAGVSYTGPDDYFFVDKIFTRLNSVNCPALIDKPKVILIQACRGGDPGGVKMSDSTRGTYADDSSFDSDAWVHKEKDFACFMSTLPDTKAWRIESGSFFIMYIVEVFCKWAQDSHIMELFGKVTSGMAKHPGSKDIKFLPCIERTSLTKDFYLFPGL, from the exons ATGGCTGCCActaaaaaagtgatttttgagACTCTACAGAATCTTAAGAGTGATGATTTCACAGAATTCACCTGGCACCTGGAGAATCCTACAGATCGCATCGAGCCTATTCCTGAAGCAAGGCTTGAGAATGCTAATCGTCAAACAGTTGCGAATCTCATGGTACAGCAGTACACTGATGAGGCTGTGAATATTGCAGTCAAAGTGCTGCGCGACATGAAACAAAATGATCTCGCAAGCAAACTTGAGAGGAAACTTCAGGAAG TTCAGCAGCCTGATCAGGTGGACGGAAGTAATGCTCCCGTTTCTGTGCGTCAGCTGCAGCCCATCCAGTCCAATTGGAAGAGACCAGACAGGATTATTCCCTGCACCCAGTCTAAGGAAAAAATTCTTAGAGAGAATAGAGATGAC GTTTATAAAAAGAACAAGTCTCAGAGGAAAGGTTTAGCCCTGCTGATCACCAACACACACAAGAGGGATGGAGCAGAGAGAGACGAGGAGAACATGGAGTGGCTGCTGAAAGCTTTGGGTTACAGAGTTGAGAAACACACAAATCTCTCTGGAAAA gaaatagAGGATGCTGTCGAGAACTTCGCTGCACTTCCTGACCATAAAGACTCGGACAGCACCTTCGTGGTTATAATGTCTCACGGGAACAGAATTTATAATAGAGATGTCATTGCAGGTGCAGGTGTCAGTTATACTGGCCCCGATGATTACTTCTTTGTTGACAAAATCTTCACCCGTCTGAACTCAGTGAATTGTCCTGCTCTGATTGACAAACCAAAGGTTATTCTGATCCAAGCCTGCAGAGGAG GTGACCCAGGAGGCGTGAAAATGAGTGACAGCACACGTGGCACTTATGCTGATGACAGCTCATTTGACTCAGACGCCTGGGTGCACAAAGAGAAAGACTTTGCCTGTTTCATGTCCACCCTCCCTG ATACCAAAGCATGGCGTATTGAATCTGGAAGTTTTTTTATCATGTACATCGTGGAGGTGTTCTGTAAATGGGCTCAAGACTCTCACATTATGGAGTTGTTTGGGAAG GTCACCTCAGGCATGGCGAAACACCCCGGAAGCAAGGACATAAAATTTTTGCCGTGTATTGAAAGAACATCCCTTACGAAGGACTTCTACCTGTTTCCTGGACTCTGA